One Bradyrhizobium sp. ISRA464 genomic window carries:
- a CDS encoding MFS transporter, with protein MSNELSRRGVVVLSAVCLSCLMFGLEISSIPSILPTLEQVLHADFKQLQWIMNAYTIAVTTVLMAVGTLADRFGRKRMFVIAIAGFGLTSLMCGVADNVVTLIVARFLQGASGGALLICQIAVLSHEFQGGRERAIAWGWWGVIFGIGLGFGPIIGGAVAAVLSWEWVFLVHVLFAAVALVLTIGGVHESKDPKASTLDLAGIVTLSLAVFCLAFYITQGPDLGFASPAALAILGVFAASLIAFLVAEKVSRRPMFDFSVFRIPAFSGSIVGSAAMNLSYWPFMIYLPIWFHAGLGYDSVSAGLALLAYTLPTLVMPPFAERLSLRYQPGLIIPAGLFTIGMGFMLMKFGSAAAHPDWSTMLPGCLIAGIGLGITNTPVTNTTTGSVSSDRAGMASGIDMSARMVSLAVNIALMGFILASGALAHLKSVLLGFDGAQLRALAETIAAGNTVSMPELTTPVVHEALESGFGWVMLYGGIGVWIMAGISFVIFNARPVRQPRVQCPE; from the coding sequence ATGTCCAATGAACTGAGCCGCCGAGGCGTCGTCGTCCTGTCCGCCGTATGTCTGTCCTGCCTGATGTTCGGCCTGGAGATTTCCAGCATTCCCTCGATCCTGCCGACGCTGGAGCAAGTGTTGCACGCCGACTTCAAGCAGCTGCAGTGGATCATGAACGCCTACACGATCGCCGTCACGACCGTGCTGATGGCGGTCGGAACGCTGGCGGACCGCTTTGGGCGCAAGCGTATGTTCGTCATCGCGATCGCCGGATTCGGCCTCACGTCATTGATGTGCGGGGTGGCAGACAACGTCGTGACGCTGATCGTCGCCCGCTTCCTGCAGGGCGCGAGCGGCGGCGCACTGCTGATCTGCCAGATCGCGGTCCTGTCGCATGAATTCCAGGGCGGACGGGAGCGCGCCATCGCCTGGGGCTGGTGGGGCGTGATCTTCGGCATCGGGCTTGGATTCGGACCGATCATCGGCGGTGCGGTCGCCGCGGTCCTGAGCTGGGAATGGGTGTTCCTCGTCCACGTGCTGTTCGCGGCAGTGGCGCTCGTGCTCACCATCGGCGGCGTGCACGAATCGAAGGACCCGAAGGCGAGCACGCTCGACCTTGCAGGCATCGTGACGCTCTCGCTCGCCGTGTTCTGCCTGGCCTTCTACATCACGCAGGGACCGGATCTCGGCTTCGCCAGCCCGGCCGCGCTTGCGATCCTCGGCGTCTTCGCGGCGAGCCTCATCGCCTTCCTCGTTGCCGAGAAGGTCAGCCGGCGGCCGATGTTCGACTTCTCGGTGTTCCGGATTCCCGCGTTCTCCGGCTCGATCGTCGGCTCGGCCGCGATGAACCTCAGCTATTGGCCTTTCATGATCTATCTGCCGATCTGGTTTCACGCCGGTCTCGGCTATGACAGCGTGTCGGCCGGTCTTGCGCTACTCGCCTACACGCTGCCGACGTTGGTGATGCCGCCGTTCGCGGAGCGGCTGTCGCTGCGTTACCAGCCTGGTCTGATCATTCCCGCGGGGTTGTTTACGATCGGCATGGGCTTCATGCTGATGAAGTTCGGCAGCGCCGCCGCACATCCGGATTGGTCGACGATGCTGCCAGGCTGCCTGATCGCCGGAATCGGCCTCGGCATCACCAATACGCCGGTCACCAACACGACGACGGGCTCGGTCTCGAGCGACCGCGCCGGCATGGCCTCCGGCATCGACATGAGCGCCCGGATGGTCTCGCTTGCGGTCAACATCGCACTGATGGGCTTCATCCTTGCGAGCGGCGCGCTGGCGCATCTCAAGTCCGTGCTGCTTGGGTTCGACGGAGCCCAATTGCGCGCGCTCGCCGAGACAATCGCCGCGGGCAACACTGTATCCATGCCCGAGCTGACGACTCCGGTCGTGCATGAGGCGCTGGAGAGCGGATTTGGCTGGGTGATGCTCTATGGCGGGATCGGCGTGTGGATCATGGCCGGCATCAGCTTCGTGATCTTCAACGCGCGGCCGGTTCGGCAGCCAAGGGTTCAGTGCCCGGAATGA
- a CDS encoding peptide deformylase, which translates to MTIRPIVRYPDPRLSLPAQPVTTFDDTLRALADDLLETMRAAPGIGITAPHIGVSLRVVVLELDASEGPRTYVNPEIIRASPEMILHREGSVSMPGVVDEVERHARVRIRYQDLDGNMQTEESDGLRAVCHQHEIDQLDGMFWIKRLSRLKRERLIKRFEKLSRS; encoded by the coding sequence ATGACCATCCGCCCCATCGTCCGCTATCCCGATCCCAGGCTTTCGCTGCCCGCGCAGCCGGTGACAACGTTCGACGACACGCTGCGCGCACTGGCGGACGACCTGCTCGAGACCATGCGCGCCGCGCCCGGCATCGGGATCACCGCGCCGCATATCGGCGTGTCGCTGCGGGTCGTGGTGCTCGAGCTTGACGCCAGCGAGGGACCGCGGACTTACGTGAACCCCGAGATCATTCGGGCCTCGCCCGAGATGATCCTGCATCGCGAAGGCAGCGTCTCGATGCCCGGCGTCGTCGACGAGGTGGAGCGCCATGCGCGCGTCCGCATCCGCTATCAGGACCTCGACGGCAACATGCAGACCGAGGAGTCCGACGGCCTGCGCGCGGTCTGCCACCAGCACGAGATCGATCAGCTCGACGGCATGTTCTGGATCAAGCGGCTGTCCCGCCTCAAGCGCGAGCGGCTGATCAAGCGGTTCGAGAAGCTGTCGCGGAGCTAA
- a CDS encoding LysR family transcriptional regulator: MHNAIDWNDLRLVLAVAREGSLSGAARRLSVTHSTVFRRLGAIEATIGTRLFERFRDGYAPTPAGETAAASAARLEDEVLALERKLSGQDLRPSGPVRITTTDTLGAILMRHLPAMRAAHPEIEPEITISNTMANLTRREAEIAIRPTPAPSELLVGRRVAEIAHAIYGSRAYLGRRSDKDLSAHDWIGLDDVLAGTVIAGWMRENLHAARVVCRVDALPALRDAAVAGLGLALLPCYVGDRAPGLRRVMPKTLAEPRSALWLLTHDDLKRTARIRATLDFLAKALAAERALFEGKRADAARR, translated from the coding sequence ATGCACAATGCGATCGACTGGAATGATCTTCGCCTCGTCCTGGCGGTCGCGCGCGAGGGCAGCCTCTCGGGAGCCGCACGCAGGCTGAGCGTCACGCATTCGACGGTGTTTCGCCGCCTTGGCGCGATCGAGGCCACGATCGGAACGCGCCTGTTCGAACGCTTCCGCGACGGGTATGCGCCGACCCCAGCCGGCGAGACGGCGGCTGCGTCTGCGGCCCGTCTCGAGGACGAGGTGCTCGCACTCGAACGCAAACTCTCCGGGCAGGATCTCAGGCCGTCAGGCCCGGTCAGGATCACGACGACGGATACGCTCGGCGCGATCCTGATGCGGCATTTGCCTGCGATGCGCGCCGCCCATCCGGAGATCGAACCCGAGATCACGATCTCGAACACGATGGCGAACCTGACGCGGCGAGAGGCCGAGATCGCGATCCGCCCGACGCCGGCGCCGTCCGAATTGCTGGTCGGGCGGCGCGTCGCCGAGATCGCGCACGCCATCTATGGATCGCGCGCCTATCTCGGCCGGCGCAGCGACAAGGATTTGTCCGCGCACGACTGGATCGGGCTCGACGATGTACTGGCGGGGACGGTGATTGCAGGCTGGATGCGCGAGAACCTGCACGCGGCGCGCGTTGTTTGTCGCGTCGATGCACTTCCTGCGCTGCGCGACGCGGCGGTTGCCGGATTGGGGCTTGCCCTGCTTCCTTGCTACGTCGGCGACCGCGCGCCCGGACTGCGCCGGGTCATGCCGAAGACGCTTGCCGAGCCCCGGTCGGCGCTGTGGCTGCTGACGCATGACGATCTCAAGCGCACCGCGCGCATCCGCGCCACGCTCGACTTTCTCGCCAAGGCCCTAGCGGCAGAGCGCGCATTGTTCGAGGGGAAGCGCGCGGATGCCGCGCGACGATAG
- a CDS encoding GNAT family N-acetyltransferase gives MRGDRDTVIRDATEVDMAEVQRIYAHHVLTGLATFEEVPPTLDEMLRRRDAVLAAGLPYLVADVDGCVAGYSYATSYRPRPAYRHTIEDSVYVSETLRGRRVGAALLQALIERTEAGPWRQMVAVIGNSGNAGSIALHRRMGFEMIGTLRSVGFKLGQWVDTVLMQRSLGRGDGAPPSGITETPR, from the coding sequence ATGAGAGGAGACAGGGACACCGTGATCCGCGACGCGACAGAGGTCGACATGGCGGAGGTGCAGCGCATCTACGCGCACCACGTGCTGACGGGACTTGCGACCTTCGAGGAAGTGCCGCCGACGCTGGATGAGATGCTCAGGCGCCGCGACGCCGTGCTGGCTGCCGGGTTGCCGTATCTCGTGGCCGATGTCGACGGATGCGTAGCCGGCTACTCCTACGCGACGTCGTACCGACCCCGTCCGGCCTACCGCCACACCATCGAGGACTCGGTGTATGTGTCGGAAACCCTGCGCGGCCGCCGCGTCGGCGCGGCGCTGCTCCAGGCGCTGATCGAACGGACAGAGGCGGGGCCGTGGCGGCAAATGGTCGCCGTGATCGGCAACAGCGGCAACGCCGGTTCGATCGCGCTGCACCGTCGTATGGGATTCGAGATGATCGGGACGCTGAGATCGGTCGGCTTCAAGCTCGGGCAATGGGTCGACACCGTGCTGATGCAGCGGTCGCTTGGTCGCGGCGATGGTGCACCTCCATCAGGAATCACGGAGACGCCGCGGTGA
- a CDS encoding bifunctional helix-turn-helix transcriptional regulator/GNAT family N-acetyltransferase, with protein sequence MLDPVSRVRRFNRAVTSAVGALDTSFLGRGRPLGAARVLNAIGHGCSEVSDIRDYLGLDSGLMSRLLRSLEDEGLIETTAHGSDARRRISRLTPAGRREFNAYEAISNRQAGDFLARHTQREALLAAMDMIASALGRDGMTLREADPRSDEARYCLGAYYAELARRFRQGFDVKLSRDPDAKDMVRPRGTFIVAMSDGLPVGCVGLKGSGGELAEIKRLWVAPAARGLGLGRRLMQAAESAARELGIAVLRLDTNSALAEAGQLYRKSGWTEIPRFNDDPYPDLFFEKRL encoded by the coding sequence ATGCTCGACCCTGTTTCCCGCGTCCGTCGATTCAACCGTGCCGTGACATCAGCCGTCGGCGCGCTCGACACGTCGTTTCTGGGGCGCGGCCGGCCGCTTGGGGCGGCGCGCGTGCTGAACGCGATCGGGCATGGATGCTCTGAGGTCAGCGACATCAGGGATTATCTCGGCCTCGATTCAGGCCTGATGAGCCGGCTGTTGCGGAGCCTCGAAGACGAAGGGTTGATCGAGACGACGGCGCATGGCAGCGACGCCCGCCGCCGCATCTCCCGGCTGACGCCGGCCGGCCGGCGCGAGTTCAACGCCTATGAAGCGATCTCCAATCGGCAGGCCGGGGATTTCCTCGCCCGCCATACTCAGCGCGAGGCACTGCTGGCGGCGATGGACATGATCGCTTCGGCGCTCGGGCGCGACGGCATGACTTTACGTGAGGCGGACCCGCGCAGCGACGAAGCACGCTACTGTCTCGGCGCGTATTACGCCGAGCTCGCGCGACGCTTCCGCCAGGGGTTTGACGTCAAGCTGTCGCGCGATCCCGACGCGAAGGACATGGTGCGCCCGCGCGGCACATTCATCGTGGCGATGTCGGACGGCCTGCCGGTCGGCTGCGTCGGATTGAAAGGCAGCGGCGGCGAGTTGGCGGAGATCAAGCGGCTCTGGGTCGCGCCGGCCGCGCGCGGACTGGGCCTCGGCCGGCGCCTGATGCAGGCAGCCGAGAGCGCCGCGCGCGAGCTCGGCATCGCGGTGTTGCGGCTCGACACCAACAGCGCGCTGGCGGAAGCCGGTCAGCTCTACCGCAAGAGCGGCTGGACCGAGATCCCGCGCTTCAACGACGACCCCTACCCCGATCTGTTCTTCGAGAAGCGTCTCTGA
- a CDS encoding MFS transporter gives MIARRVVVALGLGQLISWGATYYLIGGFGEQIGADLGWSRDIVYGGFAVALLVMGLTSPLAGRLVDRRGGRDVMVAGAVVNAAGCAGLAVSHAVATYFAAWIVLGLGMRLTLYDAAFAALARIGGPEARRAMSGITLLGGLAATVFWPLGHILSEHFGWRIALLVYAGFALVTIPLSLVTPNRRYAGRPDSGAAAPRQPLASNPRQVLVGGGLYAVITTGANFLNAGMSAHMIAVLAGLGLSATVAVWIATLRGIGQSAARLCEVLFGGRIDPLVLNLLACLVMPLSFIAGLFSGTSKEMGIVFALLYGACNGILTITRGTLPLILFDHRSYGTIVGRLIVPSFVLPAAAPLIYAIVIDHVGNAGALYLSFGLAMMTLLAAVLLKVLFPRPS, from the coding sequence GTGATCGCGCGCCGAGTCGTGGTCGCCCTCGGACTTGGCCAACTGATCTCCTGGGGCGCCACCTACTATCTGATCGGCGGTTTTGGCGAGCAGATCGGCGCCGACCTCGGCTGGAGCCGCGACATCGTTTACGGCGGCTTTGCCGTCGCGTTGCTGGTGATGGGGCTGACGTCGCCGCTGGCGGGAAGGCTGGTGGATCGCCGCGGCGGCCGCGACGTCATGGTCGCCGGCGCGGTGGTGAATGCCGCCGGATGCGCCGGTCTTGCCGTCTCGCATGCGGTCGCAACGTACTTCGCGGCGTGGATCGTCCTCGGCCTCGGGATGAGGCTGACGCTCTACGACGCTGCCTTCGCGGCATTGGCGCGGATCGGCGGACCGGAGGCGCGCCGGGCGATGTCCGGGATCACGCTGCTGGGTGGATTGGCGGCCACCGTGTTCTGGCCGCTCGGACACATCCTCTCGGAGCATTTCGGCTGGCGGATCGCGCTGCTCGTCTATGCAGGCTTCGCGCTTGTGACGATCCCGCTCTCTCTCGTGACCCCGAACCGGCGCTATGCCGGTCGGCCCGACTCCGGCGCGGCGGCGCCCAGGCAGCCGCTCGCGTCCAATCCCCGGCAGGTGTTGGTTGGAGGCGGGCTCTATGCCGTGATCACGACGGGCGCGAATTTCCTGAACGCGGGCATGTCGGCGCACATGATCGCCGTTCTCGCCGGCCTCGGGCTCAGCGCGACGGTCGCCGTCTGGATCGCGACATTGCGGGGAATCGGCCAGTCGGCGGCCCGTCTTTGCGAAGTCCTGTTCGGCGGACGGATCGATCCGCTCGTGCTCAACCTGTTGGCCTGCCTAGTCATGCCGCTCTCCTTCATCGCCGGGCTGTTCAGCGGGACCTCGAAGGAGATGGGGATCGTCTTCGCGCTGCTGTACGGCGCCTGCAACGGCATCCTGACCATCACCAGGGGGACCTTGCCGCTCATCCTGTTCGACCATCGCAGCTACGGGACGATCGTCGGCCGCCTGATCGTGCCAAGCTTCGTCCTGCCCGCGGCGGCGCCGTTAATCTACGCGATCGTCATTGACCACGTGGGCAATGCGGGCGCGCTGTATCTCTCGTTCGGCCTTGCCATGATGACGTTGCTCGCGGCGGTGCTGCTGAAGGTACTGTTTCCGAGACCGTCTTGA
- a CDS encoding DUF899 domain-containing protein, translating into MSKSPENARAAMQTPPVVSPEAWEAARLQMLAKEKAQVRARDALAAERRRMPWMAVEKAYVFEGPNGKMSLLDLFEGRRQLIVYRAFFEPGVFGWPDHACRGCSLGADQVGHLAHLNQRDTTLVYASRAPQADIARLKARMGWEMPWYTITDSFDADFGVGEWHGHNVFFRDGDRIFRTYFVNSRGDEAMGTVWSYLDITPLGRQELWEDSPAGYPQGPTYKWWNWHDNYEAETAPNAKWAAVTDAGEAAFRKIAEEERKAI; encoded by the coding sequence ATGAGCAAATCACCCGAAAACGCCCGCGCCGCCATGCAGACACCGCCGGTGGTATCGCCGGAGGCCTGGGAGGCCGCGCGGCTGCAGATGCTGGCCAAGGAGAAGGCGCAAGTGCGGGCGCGCGATGCGCTTGCCGCCGAGCGCCGGCGGATGCCGTGGATGGCCGTTGAGAAGGCGTATGTGTTCGAGGGACCGAACGGCAAGATGAGCCTGCTCGACCTGTTCGAGGGCCGCCGGCAGCTCATCGTCTATCGCGCCTTCTTCGAGCCCGGCGTGTTCGGCTGGCCGGATCATGCCTGCCGCGGCTGCTCGCTCGGCGCCGACCAGGTCGGCCATCTCGCGCATCTGAACCAGCGCGACACCACGCTGGTCTATGCCTCGCGTGCGCCACAGGCCGACATCGCGCGGCTGAAGGCGCGGATGGGCTGGGAGATGCCCTGGTACACGATCACGGACAGTTTTGACGCGGATTTCGGCGTCGGCGAATGGCACGGCCACAACGTGTTCTTCCGCGACGGCGACCGGATCTTCCGCACCTACTTCGTCAACAGCCGCGGCGACGAGGCGATGGGAACGGTGTGGAGCTATCTCGACATCACCCCGCTCGGCCGGCAGGAGCTCTGGGAGGACTCGCCGGCAGGATATCCGCAGGGCCCGACGTACAAATGGTGGAACTGGCACGACAATTACGAGGCCGAGACCGCGCCGAACGCGAAGTGGGCTGCGGTCACCGACGCCGGCGAAGCCGCGTTCCGCAAGATCGCCGAGGAGGAGCGCAAGGCCATATAG
- a CDS encoding LysR family transcriptional regulator gives MKDLNLSYLESFRVVIESGSFSAAAERLQLTQPAVSLQVRQLERSLGAILIERVGRRARPTAAGAALLTHAEQINAAVTSAVDAVAQQTVGTAGRVRLGTGATACIFLLPPILKELRATLPGLEITVTTGNTPEIAKAVEDNTIDIGLVTLPVSGRSFEITPVLNDEFVLIAPPDMPLPARITPAVLATRPVVLFEPGGNTRRTADEWLARGGVSLKPLMSLGSVEAIKEMVRAGLGCAILPGMAVSAKGKHRDLAVRSLSPKLYRRLAVVIRRDKRLDRGLRQTLSALKAIPAKHNDR, from the coding sequence ATGAAGGACCTCAACCTCAGCTATCTCGAGAGCTTCCGGGTCGTGATCGAGAGCGGCAGCTTCTCCGCCGCCGCCGAACGGCTGCAGCTCACGCAGCCCGCGGTGAGCCTGCAGGTGCGTCAGCTCGAACGGAGCCTCGGCGCGATCTTGATCGAGCGCGTCGGGCGAAGGGCGCGTCCGACGGCGGCCGGAGCGGCGTTGCTGACGCATGCCGAGCAAATTAATGCAGCCGTCACATCGGCCGTCGACGCCGTCGCGCAGCAGACGGTCGGCACGGCCGGGCGCGTGCGGCTCGGGACCGGCGCGACCGCGTGCATCTTCCTGCTTCCGCCGATCCTGAAAGAGCTGCGGGCAACGCTTCCGGGCCTTGAGATCACGGTCACGACGGGCAATACCCCGGAGATCGCCAAGGCGGTCGAGGACAACACGATCGACATCGGGCTCGTCACGCTGCCGGTGTCGGGGCGAAGCTTCGAAATCACGCCGGTGCTGAACGACGAGTTCGTTTTGATCGCACCTCCCGACATGCCGTTGCCGGCGCGGATCACGCCGGCGGTGCTGGCGACGCGGCCAGTCGTTCTGTTCGAGCCCGGCGGCAACACGCGACGCACCGCCGACGAATGGCTGGCGCGCGGCGGCGTCTCGCTGAAACCGTTGATGTCGCTCGGCAGCGTCGAGGCCATCAAGGAGATGGTGCGCGCCGGCCTCGGCTGCGCCATCCTGCCGGGCATGGCGGTCTCGGCCAAGGGCAAGCACCGCGACCTGGCCGTTCGCTCGCTGTCGCCGAAGCTCTACCGCCGGCTCGCCGTCGTGATCCGCCGCGACAAGCGCCTGGATCGCGGACTGCGACAGACCTTGTCCGCGCTGAAGGCGATCCCGGCAAAGCACAACGACCGCTAG
- a CDS encoding carboxymuconolactone decarboxylase family protein, with the protein MTARLDPLAAAPKMMKIWFEAAVAIASSLDPKLAELVKIRASQINGCANCINLHTTFAREKGETEQRIYLLSAWQEAPCFTDRERAALGWTEALTRICEAHTHVAAYDALKAHFTPEEQVKVTLLINIINGWNRIAVGFGGFVDPQAVKASMADGER; encoded by the coding sequence ATGACTGCCAGACTTGACCCTCTCGCCGCCGCGCCCAAGATGATGAAGATCTGGTTCGAGGCAGCGGTCGCGATCGCTTCGAGCCTCGATCCGAAGCTCGCCGAGCTCGTGAAGATCCGCGCCTCCCAGATCAACGGCTGCGCCAACTGCATCAACCTGCACACGACATTTGCCCGCGAGAAGGGGGAAACCGAGCAGCGCATCTATTTGCTGTCGGCCTGGCAGGAGGCGCCCTGCTTCACCGACCGTGAGCGCGCCGCGCTCGGCTGGACCGAGGCGTTGACGCGAATTTGCGAAGCACACACGCATGTCGCTGCCTACGATGCCTTGAAGGCGCATTTCACGCCGGAGGAGCAGGTCAAGGTGACACTACTGATCAACATCATCAACGGCTGGAACCGGATCGCGGTGGGCTTCGGCGGATTCGTCGATCCGCAGGCCGTCAAGGCGTCGATGGCCGACGGGGAGAGGTGA
- a CDS encoding LysR family transcriptional regulator, which yields MIDVTTLDVDAVKAFVAIADLQSFTRAADALGTTQGAISVKLKRLEARLGHRLVERTPRLVRLSAQGAVFLDSARAFLAAHDRAVAELSSARRRFSLGIATHVGAPELPTLLARLNAHDPALTIEVRLDDARDLLDAFDRGIIDAVIIFREDDRRDGEVLGPDHFGWFATPDFVHRAGEPIRLAASSPSCGILNTATRALDAAGLPWTETFLGCGAFAVAEAVSAGLAISVFSCRVAPPGTIEVSERFGLPALPPSEIMLLSTLSDPRSRAALKTLTSAFREHRAPGIAGNAAGRGRAGHHAQKTLNGASRA from the coding sequence ATGATTGACGTGACCACACTCGATGTCGATGCAGTCAAGGCATTCGTTGCGATTGCCGATCTGCAGAGCTTCACCCGCGCGGCCGACGCGCTCGGCACCACGCAAGGCGCGATCAGCGTCAAGCTGAAGCGGCTGGAAGCGCGGCTCGGCCACAGACTGGTCGAACGGACGCCGCGGCTGGTGCGCCTGTCGGCCCAGGGCGCGGTGTTCCTCGACTCCGCACGCGCCTTCCTTGCCGCGCACGACCGCGCCGTCGCCGAACTGTCTTCGGCTCGCCGCCGCTTCTCGCTGGGGATCGCCACCCATGTCGGCGCACCCGAGCTTCCGACATTGCTGGCGCGGCTGAATGCGCATGATCCGGCGCTCACCATCGAAGTGCGGCTCGACGATGCCCGCGACCTGCTCGACGCGTTCGATCGCGGCATCATCGACGCGGTGATCATCTTCCGCGAGGATGATCGCCGCGACGGCGAGGTGCTCGGCCCCGATCATTTCGGCTGGTTTGCCACGCCGGACTTCGTCCATCGCGCCGGAGAGCCGATCCGCCTGGCGGCGTCCTCGCCGTCCTGCGGTATTCTCAACACTGCAACCCGCGCGCTCGACGCGGCGGGACTGCCGTGGACCGAAACATTCCTGGGGTGCGGGGCATTCGCCGTCGCCGAAGCCGTCTCGGCGGGCCTCGCCATCTCGGTCTTCTCTTGCCGGGTCGCCCCGCCCGGCACGATCGAGGTTAGCGAGCGGTTCGGCCTTCCCGCCCTGCCCCCGTCAGAGATCATGCTGCTGTCGACGCTCTCGGATCCGCGGTCGCGCGCCGCGCTGAAGACCCTCACGAGTGCCTTTCGCGAGCATCGTGCCCCCGGGATCGCCGGCAACGCGGCCGGACGCGGGCGCGCCGGTCATCACGCTCAGAAGACCCTGAACGGCGCATCGCGCGCCTGA
- a CDS encoding MFS transporter codes for MTTETADTLRFNHTGHAMGDPRRWLALPVLLTGAFLPILDFNVVNLALPAIRQDLGATASEVQFVISAYAATYAVFLITGGRLGDLCGRRRMFLGGVAGFTIASVLCGIAWSPAVLVAGRILQGLTATAMAPQVLASIRVLFPAAEQGHALGYYGATFGLANICGQVLGGVLVSAHPFGLAWQAIFLINVPIGLAAFIGGLLFLTDSRAEHAQRIDIGGVILLSLTLGLLVYPLIQGRETGWPVWIIAMLLASPLMLAVFVRFEANLSARGGDPLVALHLLRNSDFVIGLVMALAFYMLSSFYLTFAVYLQNGLHESPLTAGLATLPFAVGFFMASLVSSYVMQWLGVRTLTLGFALQVVGFGVVMLSVGGVLSQSLAIGLVCGGLGFGTVMPSVIKAVIGSIDPRHAGLASGMMISTFQIGAALGVAIIGGVFYSLLGPHPDADDYAHAFTIALGCNVALLALGGWLSLWLPREQAA; via the coding sequence GTGACGACCGAAACTGCCGATACGCTGCGCTTCAACCATACCGGACACGCGATGGGAGATCCGCGGCGGTGGCTCGCTTTGCCCGTCCTGCTCACCGGCGCCTTCCTGCCGATCCTCGACTTCAACGTCGTCAACCTCGCTTTGCCGGCCATTCGCCAGGATCTAGGCGCAACCGCAAGCGAGGTGCAGTTCGTCATCTCCGCCTATGCCGCAACTTACGCAGTGTTCCTGATCACGGGCGGCCGGCTCGGCGACCTGTGTGGACGGCGGCGCATGTTCTTGGGCGGCGTTGCCGGCTTCACGATCGCCTCGGTGCTGTGTGGCATCGCGTGGTCGCCTGCCGTGCTTGTCGCCGGGCGGATTCTCCAGGGCCTCACCGCGACCGCAATGGCGCCGCAAGTGCTCGCCTCGATCCGCGTGCTGTTTCCGGCCGCCGAGCAAGGCCACGCCCTCGGCTACTACGGGGCGACCTTCGGCCTCGCCAACATCTGCGGCCAGGTGCTCGGCGGCGTGCTGGTGTCGGCCCATCCGTTCGGACTTGCCTGGCAGGCGATCTTCCTGATCAACGTACCGATCGGGCTTGCCGCCTTCATCGGCGGGCTGCTGTTCCTGACTGATTCGCGTGCAGAGCACGCCCAGCGGATCGACATCGGCGGCGTGATCCTGCTGTCGCTCACGCTCGGTCTCCTGGTCTATCCGCTGATCCAGGGTCGCGAGACGGGATGGCCGGTATGGATCATCGCCATGCTGCTGGCCTCACCGCTGATGCTCGCGGTCTTCGTCCGCTTCGAGGCGAACCTGTCGGCCCGTGGCGGCGATCCGCTGGTCGCCCTGCATCTCCTGCGCAACAGCGACTTCGTGATCGGGCTCGTGATGGCGCTCGCCTTCTACATGCTGTCGTCGTTCTACCTGACGTTTGCGGTCTATCTGCAAAACGGCCTGCACGAGTCGCCTTTGACCGCCGGGCTCGCCACCCTGCCCTTCGCCGTCGGCTTCTTTATGGCCTCGCTGGTGTCATCTTATGTCATGCAGTGGCTCGGCGTGCGTACGCTGACGCTGGGCTTCGCCCTCCAGGTCGTCGGCTTCGGTGTCGTGATGCTCTCGGTCGGCGGCGTGCTGTCGCAGAGCCTTGCGATCGGCCTGGTGTGCGGCGGTCTCGGCTTCGGCACCGTGATGCCGTCGGTCATCAAGGCCGTCATCGGCAGCATCGATCCGCGTCACGCCGGGCTGGCGTCGGGGATGATGATCTCGACCTTCCAGATCGGCGCCGCGCTCGGCGTTGCGATCATCGGCGGCGTCTTCTACAGCCTGCTTGGGCCGCATCCCGACGCCGACGATTACGCGCACGCCTTCACGATCGCGCTCGGCTGCAACGTGGCCCTGCTGGCGCTCGGCGGCTGGCTATCGCTCTGGCTGCCCCGCGAGCAGGCCGCTTGA